In Cervus elaphus chromosome 3, mCerEla1.1, whole genome shotgun sequence, the following proteins share a genomic window:
- the CCER1 gene encoding coiled-coil domain-containing glutamate-rich protein 1, which translates to MTQTLDTKEDPLNLGGGWASSAPLGTWSSGPRRRRGAPVYRRRPRYGPKAEYKPPRNQPKQQYGPGPWFQPPRRPYWAVCSNWGRWGGPWRPPPAGFWKPPGRVQVIRVYGLHPLCLCCCSCCHGPWNPGWARPPGRKKRWGRRGRGLRRHSRRSAKRSPPVDLSTLLRPVNLYGWRAPGMRAPRNTTQFIMNQIYEDMRQQEKLERQQEALRAQQAQARGTASPEGAFGNDAPPSGGQEDGAPQDTRYSFGQNPSLVFSPDPEEEKQSATSQLVEEEEGEAEEEEWCDEAECDDQELEGQEEDEEAEAKDEEEGEEADYMEEQEEEEEDLAEKIAEEEEGLAEDEQTEEENRLSLEMPLSFLMGAEEERENFMNCTYLSPKERIPQVPQETLFMVQDINC; encoded by the coding sequence ATGACCCAGACCCTCGACACAAAAGAGGATCCTCTTAACTTGGGCGGCGGCTGGGCATCCTCTGCCCCGTTAGGCACCTGGTCATCCGGCCCCCGAAGGCGCAGGGGCGCTCCTGTTTACAGGCGGCGGCCTCGCTACGGTCCCAAGGCCGAGTACAAGCCCCCGAGGAACCAGCCGAAGCAGCAGTACGGTCCAGGCCCTTGGTTCCAGCCACCTCGGCGTCCCTACTGGGCCGTGTGTTCTAACTGGGGGCGCTGGGGAGGGCCCTGGCGCCCACCTCCAGCAGGATTCTGGAAGCCCCCGGGCCGGGTGCAAGTGATCCGGGTGTATGGCCTGCATCCGCTCTGCctttgctgctgctcctgctgccacGGGCCCTGGAACCCCGGCTGGGCGAGGCCCCCGGGCAGGAAGAAGCGCTGGGGTCGCCGGGGCCGCGGCCTGCGCCGCCACTCTCGCCGCTCCGCCAAGAGGAGCCCTCCGGTGGATCTGAGCACGCTGCTGCGGCCGGTCAACCTGTACGGGTGGCGCGCCCCCGGCATGCGGGCGCCGCGCAACACCACGCAGTTCATCATGAACCAGATCTACGAGGACATGCGGCAGCAGGAGAAGCTAGAGCGCCAGCAGGAGGCGCTGCGGGCGCAGCAGGCCCAGGCGCGGGGCACAGCCTCCCCGGAGGGCGCCTTCGGAAACGACGCGCCCCCTAGCGGTGGCCAGGAAGACGGGGCGCCGCAAGATACTCGGTACAGCTTTGGGCAGAATCCCTCTCTCGTCTTCAGTCCTGACCCAGAGGAGGAAAAGCAGTCGGCCACCTCACAGCtggtggaggaagaggaaggagaggcgGAGGAGGAGGAGTGGTGTGACGAGGCGGAGTGTGATGACCAGGAGttggaggggcaggaggaggatgaagaggcAGAGGCCAAGGATGAGGAGGAGGGCGAAGAGGCTGATTAtatggaggagcaggaggaggaggaggaggatttaGCGGAGAAGAtagcagaggaagaagaggggctGGCGGAGGATGAGCAGACGGAGGAAGAGAATCGTTTGTCTCTGGAAATGCCTTTATCATTCCTAATGGGGgctgaagaagagagagagaactttatGAACTGTACGTATTTAAGCCCCAAAGAGAGAATTccccaagtgccacaggaaacacTCTTCATGGTACAGGACATTAACTGTTAA